The stretch of DNA gtaggctaaactacctagctgcatttgctagctaagtaagtgaaacttggttctatttgtttCATTTAATTCTGTCCTATACACATCCCCTCTATTTTAGGGATACAATAATACAACACAGTTTAGAAAATGTTATGTTCTTGTAGATTATAGTGGCATCATTCAGATCAGTGATTGAAATATTTGCCTTACAGCCTCAAGACCTTCTTCAACAAAGCCAGAGACATGATGTACTTCAAGAGACTCATCCAGATCCCCAAGCTGCCAGAAGTAAGAGCATAGACCGACATAGTAGGGGAAAGATACTGTATTGGGACTCAACCACACTTCCTAGATTGTGGATTCATCTGTGTTTATAGTCCTGTCTTATTTATTTGTGCGTGTGTTCATCCCCAGTCCCCTCCTAATTTCCTGCATGCGGCTTCCCTGGCCAAGCATGCGAGGCCGGTGGTGGTCATCCCAGACGAGGATGAGCCCGAGCAGGTGGATGATGACGATGACGACCCTGAACCGCTGATCAATGTCAGTGACGTCACCATACCCAGCATGGCGGTGCCACAGGTACGACTTATAGGGCACAAGGTCATGACCTCTGAGGGCAACAGCTATGGCCCATTGAATGTGTATGTcttatcatttttttatttttaaagtagCACTAATTTTGGCTGTAAATTGTATAAGCATTCATGCGTCTTCTCTGACTTTTCCTTTAGCAGTTCGACATATTTGATCAAACCTTTGGACCTGCCAATGGTGGTTTTGATGACAGGTTAGTCATTGGTATTTTAGCATTGGTGTGTTTGAAACGGAAGGATATGTAAACTGGTGATGTTTTTTGAACTGACATTTCTGGATATCTTCTTGTGAATTGAGttagtagtgtgtatgtgtgtatctttAAGGTTAGTGGCTGTATGTCTTCTGGTCCACAGGGATATCCAGATTGAGAACCTCAAGCGGGATTTGGAGCTATTGAGGACAGATCTGGAAAGGGTCAAAGGAGAGGTAAGTAGACATGAGTTTTAACTCCTTTAAACAGATTTTACAGATGTCATACCTAGCTAAAAATAAATGACTTGTACCTCAAATAATACTATTTAAGGGTTAATTATTCCCGTTAACAAtgtatatcaatcaaatgtatttataaagccctttttacctcagctgatgtcacaaagttctatacagaaacccagcctaaaaccccaaactgcaagcaatacagatgtagaagcacggtggctaggaaaaactccctagaaaggccagaacctaggaagaaacctagagaggaaccaggctatgagggatggccagtcctcttctggctgtgccgggtggagattataacaggacatggctaagatgttcaaacgttcatagatgaccagcagggtcaaataataatagtcacagtggttgtagagggtgcaacaggtcagcacttcaggagaaaatgtcagttagcttttcatagccgatcatccagagttagagacagcaggtgtggtagagatcgttaaaaacagcaggtccgggacaaggtagcacgtccggtgaacaggtcagggttccatggtcagggttccatagccgcaagcaggacagttgaaactggagcagcagcacgaccaggtggactggggacagcaaggagtcatctgaCCAGGTAGCCCtgaggtatggtcctagggctcaggtcctcagagagaagagagaaaagagagagagttagagggagcacacttaaattcacacagaacactggataagacaggagaaatactccagatataactagccccccgacacacaaactattgcagcataaatactggatgcTGAGACACGAGGGGTGGGGAGACACTGtagccccgtccgacgatacccccggacagggccaaccaggcaggatataaccccagccactttgccaaagcacagcccccacaccactagagggatatcaacagaccaccaactcactaccctgagacaaggctgagtatagcccacgaagatctcccccatggcacgaacccgaggggggcaccaacctggacaggaagatcacgtacgtgactcaacccactcaagtgacgcacccctcctcgggacggcatggaagagcaccagcaCATTGTTTTCCCTAAACACCAAGCTACTTTTCCCACTTCAAAAAATAACTACTACTTTTCATTTAAGTTTCTATTCGCTAGTCAGAAAAGTCTGTCAAGCCCTCTCCCGCCAAAATGAACGCTATACATCTTCTAGCgatctattgataggacaggcacctgtcagtcacaaagcgatCAATGACCGGGAAACACTGCTGGTTTGACAGTGCTGTCTGTCCCACCTTCCTGTACCTTTATGATTGGTGTGCGCTTGTGGTAGGTTGCAGTCAAATTTCTTTACATGGCTGGAGAGTGCAAGAGAAATCTGCCCATCCCATTTAATGTAAGTGGTAGCAATGAGTCGAAATCCACGTAGCCTAATTattgttcattttatttattttctttcacgTGTTTCCTATAGCCAGCCACAGAGTCATGGCGCGTAGGCTATTGACGACCGAACAGCAAGTGTTTAGTTTATAAAAGGTGTCGAAATGACTGAATAAAGTCGATCTCCCTAATTTGCGTACTGGTATACTTTTTGGcaattatctgcagataaattatgaaaaGCCTGGGGATGCCTGGCTGGCTACTCCGTGTACTTAGGGGAAACACTGATAACCAAGTTTTGACAGTGGTAGACATTGTTGATTTGTAAAGGGGAGAGGAATTTAGGTCATGTGTTGGGCGGATGCAAAGATGAATCGTGACATGTGGAATGTGGCAACTTGTCTCAGAATGGGAAATGACGTTTGTCTGTGGTCAGAGAAGACCAGAAGGTGTGTCTGGGACACAGTGTGAAATGTACTGTTGACCCCAATTTCTGCAAATGGCTGGCTCCTAATGTGGCCTGTTTCTTAACTGTTGCTAAAAGTTTACGTTTACGCCTGTGATATTGAATTGAGCCATCCTAACCTGACATTGAATACATTTTGTAAAAATAATTTGTACCACTCAACACTTTTGTTTCCCCTGTCTGAGGCCCTCATCCACTAGTGCCGTGTCATGGTGTCCTGTGGTGGTAGTGATCATCTACCCAGGGGAGGTTTActatggtgactgactgactaactacctcctccctcctgcaGGCCCAGCGCTACATCACTCAGCTTAAGTCCCAGATCAACAGTCTGGAGGCGGAGCTGGAGGAGCAGCGGGTGCAGAAACAGCGTGCCTTGGTGGAGAACGAGCAGCTGCGCATGGAGCTGGAGGCCACGCGCCGCCGCAATGCTGAGCACGAGAGCGTGCAGGCCACCTTCGGAGAGGCCGAGAGTAAGAGAAGCCAGCCATGCACTAAGTCTGGCATACATGTTCAGTCACATTGTATTGAACACACACTGACGTCTCCCTCTTGTCTCTGACCCCCACTTTGCTACCCAGCGAGAGCCCAGGCCACAGAGCAGCGCTATAACAAGCTGAAGGAGAAGCACACTGAGCTAGTGTCCAGCCATGCAGAACTGCTCAGGAAGGTACAGACTTATGAGGAACCTCACTCACCTCTGTTTTCATTGTGGTTTTCTCCATGTATGCTCATATAGACTCAGACTCAACTGAGCGATATTTTTCTGTATAGTGTGAAGAGAATGTTTAACAACGTATATGTGACATTGTGTTGGCAGAGTGCAGACACAGTGAAGATGCTGTCAGCCACCCAGCAGActcaggaggaggtggagaggaccaAGCAGCAGTTGGCTTTTGAGGTGGATCGCATCAAACAGGACGCTGACCTGAAGGTTAATGTTATTGAGTATTAGCAATAGTGATCCAGTACTgttaatgttatatttcagtactGTATTAACTTTTTGTCTAAATGACTGAATAATGTTATTGTCTTATCATTGCAGCTTGAGGAGCAGAAGTTTGAGATGGAGAAGCTTAAAAGGGAGTTTGATGAGAAGAAGGCAGAAGTGGAACGTGTCAAAGGCACTCTGCAGAGCAACgagaaggtgtgtgtggtgatgatgCAGTAAATACTGAATAAAGTGGGTTCCCTCCCCTATGTAATGACACAGGGGACTCATCTGATTCACCATCATGCAAAACTAGATGCAAAAAAATCGGCCCACTTTTCAGACTTGCAAATCAGAATTGGCTGTGAAGGCTATAGGAACCTGCACTGTGTGAGGAAGTGTTCACATATGGAAGTCTcacaaacatcagaaaatacttTTCTCCACAAAAGTTAATGTACCCATTATTCTGTTATTtgccttctccctcttcctgtctcttctctaccctctctctctcctctccccctctctcccaggtgGGGGAACAGCAGACCAGATCCATGTCCGCGCTGCAGGCGGAGAAGGAGCGACTGATGCACTCTGTGAGTGAGAAGGAGGCAGCACTGTCAGCCCTGCGCCATGCTGCACAGCTGCAGCAGTCGTCCCtgcagcaggagagggagaggagcaccaGGGAGCTGGGAGAGCTGCAGGGCAGGCTGCAGGAGAAGGTCAGTCAGGACAGGACTGCACAGAGTTCAGTCAGCTGCTTTGTCTGTCATTTGTTGATTGCAAAAGAGAAAATAGACAAAAGCTATACTGTTGGTCAAATCCCCTATTACATCCCCTGTGCATTGCAAAGTGTCAGATTTTATTTAATCATTGAACTATTTGGCTGTCTGCACAATAAAAGATAAACCATTAGTATGTCTGTGCCCATCTTTTTTTCCCTCTGACTGTATGTCTGACTGTGTCTCATTGCATCTGTGTAGTCTAGCCGTGAGGAGCAGCTGCAGCAGAAGCTGCTggaggagcagttctctctgctGCAGGGAACGGTCTCTGAGGCTGAGAGCATCATCCAGGATGCTGTGGCCAAACTGGACGACCCCCTGCACATCCGCTGCACCAGCTCCCCAGGTTAAAATGAGTgaacgtacacatacacacagagagatgctGTTCATGTCACTTAGAATATAGTGAAAGATGCCTCATCCACGCATGTGTGTAAATCTATCAAAAGAATGCTTTTCaagcttttttctttctctccaccaCCACAGATTACCTGGTCAGTCGGGCAGAGGCCACTTTAGGCTccattgacaaagtgaaaagaggtCACTCAGACTACCTGACGAACATGGGAGGTGAGTTGCTCATTACTTTGTGCTCAGTGTTTTTGATATAATTAGTCGTCTTTGAGCAAACCCAGTGATAATGGTCATGAGTGCTCGTTAGTGACAGAGCTTGGCTGTGTTACTGGCAGTGATGCATCCTTTCCTCTGTTTACCAGATGTTGGTGGGCTGCTGAGGGCCCTGACCCAGTTCTCCCACCTGGCTGCTGACACCATCATCAACGGCAGTGCCACAGCGCACATGGCTCCCACCGACCACGCCGACCGTAAGGACTTTCTCCTCAAATAGAACGGATTCCTGTTAGAAACGGATCTTGTATCTTATTGGAATTTTACAGAAATATGATATTGAATCCATTTGGTATGTGATTACAGTGTCAGTGTGTATCTTGCACTTTTGCACCCTGCAGGTCTGACTGAGAATTGCAGGGGCTGTGCCACTCAAAGTCTGCAGTTCCTGAAGGACCTCAAGTCCAAGGCCTCTCTCCAGAGGGCAGATCCGGCCTCCATTCGCATTGTGGTCCAAAAGATCCTGAGGCTGGGGAAGGTAATGGACTACTGGGCAGTCTTCTCAATTTTTATTCCTGTCCTTTTACTGTTTTTCTTAATCTCATCTCCTCTTCCAATGCTTAGGAGCTGCGACCTAAAGGTGTGGATGTGCGACAGGATGAGCTGGGAGATCTGGTGGATAAGGAGATGGCAGCCACATCAGCAGCCATTGAGGAGGCAGTGCGCAGAATCGATGTGAGGATCACAACCATGTAGAACATCCCACTGTAGCGGGGAATGACATCACAAGCTCAACACTATCTACACAATATATCTGTATTCATACCCAGGTTTTATCCACATTTCTCAATTGCTGTTTTTCTATATCTAAAGGAAATGATGAATCAGGCACGAAAGGACACCTCTGGTGTCAAACTTGAAGTCAATGAAAGGTCAGTAGTATGTTTGACTTACGCTCTGTATTTTAGTTTAAATACTTGTTAATGCATTTTTCCCCTTTAACTCATCATGATATTACTCCTTGTTTCATAGAATCCTCTACAGCTGCACAGACCTGATGAAGGTAAGATGGCTGCTATTCTACTTACTGTTTTGATTGACTTACTCAAAAGGTCTCATCGAAATCCTAATAATGCTGCGTTCCCTCCTTTCGTCTGTCCTTCAGGCCATCCATCTACTAGTCCTGACATCAACCGACCTACAGAAGGAGATtgttgagggagggagggtgagtctTGACATTTAAAATTTAATGTTGAAAACTTTGTAAATCTAGCCTGTCATTAGTTTGCCAacgacaacggtggtaggcctgatcaccgacaacggtggtaggcctgatcaccgacaacggtggtaggcctgatcaccgacaacggtgagacagcctatagcgaggaggtaagagtggtgccaggacaacagcctctcccgcAACATGatcgtggacgacaggaaaaggagggccgagtacgcccccattcacattgatggggctgtagtggagcagatcgaaagcttcaagttccttggtgtccacatcaccaacaaactatcatggtgcaaacacaccaagacagtcgtgtagaggacacgacaacacctttttcccctcaggagactgaaaagatttagcatgggtcctcagatcctcaaaaggttctacagctgcaccatcgagagcatcctgactggttgcatcatagcctggtatggcaactgctcggcatccgaccgccagggcctacagagggtagtgtgtacggcccggtacatcactggggccaagcttcctgcctaaaaattgtcagactcaaGCCACCCTAttctcatagactgttctctctgctgccgcacggcaagtggtaccggtgtgccaagtctaggtccaaaaggctccttaaccgcttctacacccaagccataataagactgctgaacagtaaatcaaatggctaccgggaCTATTTGCAATGACCCctttttttactctgctgctactctttttattcatttatttaacaaggcaattctcgctgtttattatttattatttattattatttatgcatagtcactttactctacctagatgtacagtaccagtcaaaagttcggacacctactcattcaagggtttattttatttttactattttctacatcgtagaataattgtagaatacattgtagaataatagtgaagacatcaaaactctgatataacacatatggaatcatgtagtaaccaaaaagtgttaaacaaatccaaatgtatgttaaattcttcaaagttgccaccctttgcatttttatttttt from Salvelinus sp. IW2-2015 linkage group LG33, ASM291031v2, whole genome shotgun sequence encodes:
- the hip1rb gene encoding huntingtin interacting protein 1 related b isoform X2 gives rise to the protein MNSIRQVPSRVKTKRTETNLGAEREHFDKQQLSSISKAINSNEAPVKEKHARRIILGTHREKGAFTFWSYALGLPLSSNSILSWKFCHVVHKVLRDGHHNSLQDCMRHHSNIVETGQLWGNLHDRYGQLVALYAKLLCTKMEFHVKHSEIRANLEVTDEVLERVAGTDINNVFQLTVEVFDYLDTELRLAETVIRQLNTSIAISTLTSGQCRLSPLIQVIQDCSHLYHFTVKLLFKLHACLPADTLQGHRDRFHDQFHSLKTFFNKARDMMYFKRLIQIPKLPESPPNFLHAASLAKHARPVVVIPDEDEPEQVDDDDDDPEPLINVSDVTIPSMAVPQFDIFDQTFGPANGGFDDRDIQIENLKRDLELLRTDLERVKGEAQRYITQLKSQINSLEAELEEQRVQKQRALVENEQLRMELEATRRRNAEHESVQATFGEAETRAQATEQRYNKLKEKHTELVSSHAELLRKSADTVKMLSATQQTQEEVERTKQQLAFEVDRIKQDADLKLEEQKFEMEKLKREFDEKKAEVERVKGTLQSNEKVGEQQTRSMSALQAEKERLMHSVSEKEAALSALRHAAQLQQSSLQQERERSTRELGELQGRLQEKSSREEQLQQKLLEEQFSLLQGTVSEAESIIQDAVAKLDDPLHIRCTSSPDYLVSRAEATLGSIDKVKRGHSDYLTNMGDVGGLLRALTQFSHLAADTIINGSATAHMAPTDHADRLTENCRGCATQSLQFLKDLKSKASLQRADPASIRIVVQKILRLGKELRPKGVDVRQDELGDLVDKEMAATSAAIEEAVRRIDEMMNQARKDTSGVKLEVNERILYSCTDLMKAIHLLVLTSTDLQKEIVEGGRGAATIKEFYARNSRWTEGLISASKAVGWGATQMVESADKVVLHTGKYEELIVCSHEIAASTAQLVASSKVKADRNSTKLTALQQASRRVNEMAANVVASTKTGQENLENKDTMDFSGMSLIKLKMEEMESQVKVLELENQLGNERLRLGELRKKHYDIAGVPAADLSEGNGLAPSSASEPSSPKPSKPSIMRKPALAQKPNLPPKNMFR
- the hip1rb gene encoding huntingtin interacting protein 1 related b isoform X1; its protein translation is MNSIRQVPSRVKTKRTETNLGAEREHFDKQQLSSISKAINSNEAPVKEKHARRIILGTHREKGAFTFWSYALGLPLSSNSILSWKFCHVVHKVLRDGHHNSLQDCMRHHSNIVETGQLWGNLHDRYGQLVALYAKLLCTKMEFHVKHSEIRANLEVTDEVLERVAGTDINNVFQLTVEVFDYLDTELRLAETVIRQLNTSIAISTLTSGQCRLSPLIQVIQDCSHLYHFTVKLLFKLHACLPADTLQGHRDRFHDQFHSLKTFFNKARDMMYFKRLIQIPKLPESPPNFLHAASLAKHARPVVVIPDEDEPEQVDDDDDDPEPLINVSDVTIPSMAVPQQFDIFDQTFGPANGGFDDRDIQIENLKRDLELLRTDLERVKGEAQRYITQLKSQINSLEAELEEQRVQKQRALVENEQLRMELEATRRRNAEHESVQATFGEAETRAQATEQRYNKLKEKHTELVSSHAELLRKSADTVKMLSATQQTQEEVERTKQQLAFEVDRIKQDADLKLEEQKFEMEKLKREFDEKKAEVERVKGTLQSNEKVGEQQTRSMSALQAEKERLMHSVSEKEAALSALRHAAQLQQSSLQQERERSTRELGELQGRLQEKSSREEQLQQKLLEEQFSLLQGTVSEAESIIQDAVAKLDDPLHIRCTSSPDYLVSRAEATLGSIDKVKRGHSDYLTNMGDVGGLLRALTQFSHLAADTIINGSATAHMAPTDHADRLTENCRGCATQSLQFLKDLKSKASLQRADPASIRIVVQKILRLGKELRPKGVDVRQDELGDLVDKEMAATSAAIEEAVRRIDEMMNQARKDTSGVKLEVNERILYSCTDLMKAIHLLVLTSTDLQKEIVEGGRGAATIKEFYARNSRWTEGLISASKAVGWGATQMVESADKVVLHTGKYEELIVCSHEIAASTAQLVASSKVKADRNSTKLTALQQASRRVNEMAANVVASTKTGQENLENKDTMDFSGMSLIKLKMEEMESQVKVLELENQLGNERLRLGELRKKHYDIAGVPAADLSEGNGLAPSSASEPSSPKPSKPSIMRKPALAQKPNLPPKNMFR
- the hip1rb gene encoding huntingtin interacting protein 1 related b isoform X3, which translates into the protein MSKHIDTLLKGKKREDDKLSSISKAINSNEAPVKEKHARRIILGTHREKGAFTFWSYALGLPLSSNSILSWKFCHVVHKVLRDGHHNSLQDCMRHHSNIVETGQLWGNLHDRYGQLVALYAKLLCTKMEFHVKHSEIRANLEVTDEVLERVAGTDINNVFQLTVEVFDYLDTELRLAETVIRQLNTSIAISTLTSGQCRLSPLIQVIQDCSHLYHFTVKLLFKLHACLPADTLQGHRDRFHDQFHSLKTFFNKARDMMYFKRLIQIPKLPESPPNFLHAASLAKHARPVVVIPDEDEPEQVDDDDDDPEPLINVSDVTIPSMAVPQQFDIFDQTFGPANGGFDDRDIQIENLKRDLELLRTDLERVKGEAQRYITQLKSQINSLEAELEEQRVQKQRALVENEQLRMELEATRRRNAEHESVQATFGEAETRAQATEQRYNKLKEKHTELVSSHAELLRKSADTVKMLSATQQTQEEVERTKQQLAFEVDRIKQDADLKLEEQKFEMEKLKREFDEKKAEVERVKGTLQSNEKVGEQQTRSMSALQAEKERLMHSVSEKEAALSALRHAAQLQQSSLQQERERSTRELGELQGRLQEKSSREEQLQQKLLEEQFSLLQGTVSEAESIIQDAVAKLDDPLHIRCTSSPDYLVSRAEATLGSIDKVKRGHSDYLTNMGDVGGLLRALTQFSHLAADTIINGSATAHMAPTDHADRLTENCRGCATQSLQFLKDLKSKASLQRADPASIRIVVQKILRLGKELRPKGVDVRQDELGDLVDKEMAATSAAIEEAVRRIDEMMNQARKDTSGVKLEVNERILYSCTDLMKAIHLLVLTSTDLQKEIVEGGRGAATIKEFYARNSRWTEGLISASKAVGWGATQMVESADKVVLHTGKYEELIVCSHEIAASTAQLVASSKVKADRNSTKLTALQQASRRVNEMAANVVASTKTGQENLENKDTMDFSGMSLIKLKMEEMESQVKVLELENQLGNERLRLGELRKKHYDIAGVPAADLSEGNGLAPSSASEPSSPKPSKPSIMRKPALAQKPNLPPKNMFR